Within Lolium rigidum isolate FL_2022 chromosome 5, APGP_CSIRO_Lrig_0.1, whole genome shotgun sequence, the genomic segment CTGCACCGTAAACCACACCCTCACGGAAGACGGAGAGAAGCTTCTCGTCGGACCGTGAGTTCTCAATAGTGATCACATCAGCATCCATGTTGATGATGGAATGGATGATGTCGTTGAAGTTGGAGTAGCACATGTGGGTGTGGATCTGTCAAAGAGAATTCCTTAGTGGCAATGCAATAATACAGAGGAAAGATAGATTCCTGCCAAGCCTCGACCATACAGGTCAAGCAGATTTACCTGCGTGGTGTCCTGAACACCGCAGTTGGTGATCCTGAAGGAGTGCACAGCCCAATCCAAGTAGAACTCATGCTCCGACTTACGGAGTGGCAGACCCTCTCTCAAAGCAGCCTCGTCAATTTGGATGACCTGGAAGGGAACcatttagaaaagaaaaaaaaatctgcatATACTCATGTTTTACATGGGACCTGTTGATTAAACGGGAAACAAATACAAAAGTGCCAACCTGAATGCCACCAGCCTCAAGATCCTCGACCTCCTTCTTGATTGCAAGAGCAATCTGGTAGCAAGTCTCAAACCTGAGAAAATACATGTGAGCATCTAAACGGAAGTGCTGAATGGGCATCCTGTACAttttacatactccctccgtccctaaAAAAGCTTGCTCAACTTTATCTAGCTAAGGAGGtatatagacatattttagttatagatacatccgtatctagaaaagttGAGCAGTTTTTTTTAGGACATAGGGAGTACAAATTTTAGGGATGCTACTAACCTGGGCTGATCATTTCTGACAAAAGACCAGTTAAGGATTGTGACAGGACCAGTCAACATTCCCTTCATTGGGCGAGCTGTCATGCTCTGTGCAACCTGGGACCAGTACACTGTCATGGGCTTGGGGCGGCTCACATCACCGTAGATAATTGGTGGCTTGACACACCTTGATCCATAAGATTGCACCCAGCCATTGGCAGTGAATGCAAACCCAGAGAGCTGCTCGccaaagtactcaaccatgtcgttTCTCTGAAATACATATCAGCTTAGTTAAATGGAGAATCAAATAGCATaaaacatatactccctccggttcaaattaattgcctcaaaatggatgtatctacacactaaaacatgtctagatacatcaacTTTTGAGCTATTATGcttcacaaaataaaattatcATTCTCTCAAACAGAACGCAATATCAGTTAACACTGAAATACCAATGATACAAGGATGCTAACCTCAGGCTCTCCGTGCACAAGCACATCAATGTCAAGCTCTTCTTGGATCTTAACAACCTTGCTAATTTCCTCCTTGATGGCTTTGGTGTACTCCTCCTCAGAGATCCTGAAACATGATTCTATTTTATGAGCAACATATACAgaatatagtttttttttttttgcgaatatatACAGAATATAGTTAATGAAGTGTCATTACGAACTGCTACTCACTTCTTTGCCTTGTACTCACGGCGGACTCTCCTGAGCTCCACGGTCTGTGGGAATGAACCAATTGTAGTTGTGGGAAGGATTGGAAGGTTGAGCTTCTTCTGCTGTGCATCCAACCTAGCACTAACGGTGGTAGCACGGCGATGATCAGAGGTCTTCACAGCACTAGCCTGTAAGAAATATATTGTTAAGAAAAGGTACATGATATGTCAGCATGTTGGTGAATGCAGTTTTGAAGCCAAAATTACTTACAGCCTTTTGGACCTCCTCATTTGTCACCCGCGGTGATGACCTTCTTGAGGACAGAGCAGCAGCATTTGCTGCAAAGTAAGCCTGCAGAAGATATTGTGCAGAAGTTAGAGTCATTGTTTAAAAGATATTCAAAAAAATACCAGGCTCTGGTAGAGAGGATTGCTAATGAAGGGTCTAGAAGTTCATGATACCTCGTCCTTTTGCCCAGCCAATGCCTTGGCAAGGGCATTCACCTCAACCACCTTTTGGGCAGCAAATGCGAGCCATGACTTAATCTCATCATCAAGCTTGGTCTCGTTTACAAGGTCCACAGCAGTGTGCATGAGTGAGCAGGAAGTCGATACCACAAGCTTGTCTGCAGAAATGCCACTATTAGAAACTGAAGGGTGTAGCTGTAAGCTCATAATAAGAGGTGCAGAACAGAGCATGCTTACCCTTGCCAACAATAGCCTCGAGAGACTGTAGAGTACCAAGAGATGCTACAAGATCATCGGCCCAAATGTTACGTCCATCTACAACACCAGCAAAGAGGTACTTTCCAGCAGGGAAAccactcttgacaagatcaagtgTCTTGGTTCCACGGACAAGGTCAAAACCATAGGCAGTCACGCTGCTCAATGATGTAAGAGTCCTGGAGCAGCAAAATGAGTTAAGAATCTTATCCCTACAAAAGTATATAAAGGAATGGATGGTATAAAATTGATAAACTGGCACGGAAACCAAGCGTACTTGTACGATTCTGCAGGAACATCAGCGAAGTATGTCTCAACAAGCACATTCAATCCAGAAAGCGCTGACTCGAGTTCTGCGTAAGCTGCACAAAATGCGGCCAATTGGTGCGATTCAAGGTCCTTGACAAGAGTAGGCTCATCAAACTGAATCCATGAAGCCCCAGCTGCCTTCAGCTCAGCAATAACCTCCCTACAAACAACGCCACATATATTAGCAACAGAAGATTTAGGGGCAACAGTAGCAATTAACCCATTTTTATACTTACTTGTAGACAGGAAGGATGCTGCTAAGAAGGGAAAGAGGAGAGAATGACTTCTCTACACCCTTGGCAGGCTTTGAGAGCAACAAGTATGAGACTGGTCCAACAAGTACTGGCACGGTATCAACGCCAAGCTGCATGAGAAGCAAGTACACACAATATAAGGCATACAATAAAACACACAAACAGCCTTCCAAAAGAAACACAGAGTCCATCTCGGAGTGAAAATCACAAAACTAAGAAATTACTGCCAAACTCAGTAATCCAAAATGCAATATTACAAATATAAACTATCATTTTCGAAGTTACTTGGTTTTCATATACAACAAATTTGATCAGATGAGTAACAATGTTTCAAAATATCAAGTTAACTTGCTCCTTTTCTAGTTCAAAACTATTAAGCAAATCCAGTTATCACCAATATAACTCGTCAACTTGATATTTGATTACAAACAGGACATGCTAAACTGATCACAAAATCAGGTTGTGATAGCAACTCTTATGGTATCCAAGAATAAACAGGTAGATAGCTAAATCAAAGAGGGTACAAATAATAATTTAAGAAAAGAGGCACAGTCAGCTAACATATGATTCAGTATCATACCGCCTTTGCCTCCTTGTATTCATTGATAGCCTTGTGGGAAGAGTAGGCAAACTTGGTGTCAGGGCCCAATTCAGGGACGATAAAGTGGCTGCAAAAGTATCAAAGTCTAGTTAGTAAAAATAAAAGCATATACAAAGTAAATCGAGTGAGAATAACCTGAAATAGAAACCTGCAGACTTACTAGTTGGTGTCAAACCACTTGGTCATTTCCATAGCAGGGACGGTGGCGTTACCCCTAGCCATCGAGAAGTAGGTGCTCAAAGTGATCTCCCCTCCGGTCCATGAGTAACGGTCTGGGACAGCGCCGagcatggcggtggtgtcaagcaCCTGGTCGTAGTGCGAGAAGGTGTTGCTGGGGATGTACTTGATCCCGGCATCAGCCATCTGCTTCCAGATGCTGGCCCTGAGGTCGGTGGAAACCTTCTGCAAATCCTCCGCGGTGCTCTTGCCatcccagaaagactccagggcgaaCTTGAGCTCCCTCTTGGGGCCCATGCGCGGGTATCCAACAATGTGGGACGCCATCTTTCTGTAGAGAATGGTAAATAGTCACAATCAGTATGATTCACTGCAACAATTATTCGCTCAGATAACTACCAACATCCTATTACTGGTAAAACTAAACAATCAAACATTTCAATGCCTTCATTATTATACCATCAATAAAAATAGACATGGTATTGCACCATTCGATTTGCTGATGTCTAAAAAGGACCAAAAGTACAAAACTGGACTAAATCTACAGGTTGGCAGGTTAGGTGTACCAAGAGCAACCACTAACATGAAGGGCCCAGGGGTGGGTGCATACAGCCTAACAACGATAGGTGAGAGGCAGAGACAGTGTCCCTCTCACACCAGCAGAGGGCCGGTGGACCTTGGACAGATAAATGAGCGACAGTCGACAAATCTAGCATAACACATATTCCAAATTTTCCAAACAGAGACGGGAACAATATCTAAATGACACTTAGTAGCGCAATTTTGAGATCTTTTAACTATATACACCACCATGCATTtaataacaaaatttaacaaaactgAATAGAACGATAAACCTCGGAGCCAGATCCAGAACCCTGGCCACCCAAATACAGAGCACACGCGCACATATATAATTAATACTGAATAAAAACTTGGCAATGAAAAGCGCCAGATCTCCCGATCTTAAACCACGCAGATGACTTCCGCGCGCCCATTTCTCTAAACGGGACCGGATCTAGGCGCTTGATCGATCCAGATCGGACCGCCGAAACATCCGGGAAGGGAGAGCAGTCCATACAGCCCGTCCCCCAACGAACCCACCCGCGCGAAGAACCAGCTCCCAGCGCCGCCTACTCGCGACGCGAAACCGcgatcgccgccggcgccggaggcGGGCGGGCAGGCGATCGATCCTACTACACAAGTACCGACACAGATCATTCAACACCGATCCTGGGTTGGACGGATCTAGGCGAGGAGGGGGTAGAGCCGGGGCTCGCTCGCGCGCGCGTGCGTGCTGGCTGACGGTGCACGGGGGAGGAGCGCTTACCCTGGGTGCTCGGCGgcggaggggacggcggcgagcgacggggaggagatggaggaggaggaggaagaaggtcgaGGTGGAGGGGTTTAGGGGTGAGCTTATTTATAAACCGCGGGGTCTGATTGGGTTGGTGCCTCTGCGTGCGGTTGGTGAGATCTGAATGCCTGTGCTGTGCTGAGATCTCGTGGTGCAAGCTTTTTAACaactttccttttttttcctgtaTGTATATACCTACCGTAAATGTTGAAATTTGCAATTGGTGGATGTTCATAATCTTGTCACGTGGAGCGAACGATCAGCTGGACAAAGTTGGAGGTTAACCTGGGATGGCAATTGCCACCCTTTTTCAGATGAAATCAAAATATCTAACCTTCGTCGAAAAGTCAACTTAAATTAAGTTGTTCTTTAAAATATTTTGGATATGAGCCTTTTTTTTCTCAAAGCACGGTTGAACTCCATGGCATCTTCATTCAGGGTGTTATGGTTCGCATCCCCGTGCAGTTTAGCCTCCACGCCCACTCGGAGGGCATTGAGCAAAAAGAGGCTCAAATGTATCGAACGGACATTGTTGACCTTTACCAATATCCTAGAGATTGTCTTCACAATGTTGGGTGTTCCATCTCAAAGGTTGCCATCGGCATAGGGATGCACGGCCCGTTAGACCTAGTTGCACGGTGGAAGAAACGTAACACAAGATGGAAAAACAAAACGGTGAAAAGAGAAGACGGCGTCAATGGAACCCTCCACTCCTCGCGGTGCTAACCGACGCTTGACAAGTATTATGAACCCCTCCCTCCCTAGCTTAAAGAAATTGTCCATGCCGTAGCTTGAAGGCCACAACCAATCAGCGATCGCAGTGGTGGAGGAGGCGAAATGGAAGAAGCTAAGGGGGCGCAATAAAATTGCACCAAGGAAGAGTGGAGAAGGCAATGAGGATGGTGGAGATTAAGCCAGTAGCAAAAGAGATGTGTCAAATAAATAAGATAGTGAGAGAGTAGTTGGAGGCAAAAAAAAACATGTTTGACGGACATGGCGAGACGATTGAGAGTTTGAGACCTAGTTCCAACACCCTCCATATTATACAGCCATTGGTGTAGTATGAATTTTATAAAAAACTATCATACATATCTATTGTTTGACGGACATGGCGAGACGATTgagcgacggggaggaggaggaggaggaagaaggtcgaGGTGGAGGGGTTTAGGGGTGAGCTTATTTATAAACCGCGGGGTCTGATTGGGTTGGTGCATCTGCGGTTGGTGAGATCTGAATGCCCGTGCTGAGATCTCGTGGTGCAAGCTTTTTAACAACTTTCTTTTTTTCCGTATATACTGTATATCCTGCCGTAAATGTTGAAAATTCTAATTGGTGGATGTTCATAATCTGGTCATATGGAGCGAACGGCTCATCCGGACAAAGTTGGAGGTTAACTTGGGTCGAGAAGTCAACATAAATTAAGCCGTTCTTTGAAATATTTTGGATGTGAGCATTTTTTTTCTCAAAGCCCGGTTGAACTCCATGGCATCTTCATTCAAGGTGTGCATCCCATGCAGGTCAGCCTCCACGCCCAATCGGTAGGGCGTTGAGCAAAAAGATCATGTTCGAGAATACTCTCCAGGACAATTCATTTCATGTTGAAGTTTTTGTCGGAGCAAATTTATCATTTTCACGCCCTCGAGGCTCAAATGTATCGAACGGACATTGTTGACCTTTACCAATGTCATAGAGATTGTCTTCACAATGTTGGGTGTTCCATCTCAAAGGTTGCAATCTGCATAGGGATGGATGGACAGTTAGACCTAGTTGCACGGTGGAAAAGACATAACAGAAGATGGAAAAAAATGGTGAAAAGACAAGACGGCGTCAATGGAATCCACCACTCCTCACGGTGCTAATTGAGCTTCACAAGAAATATGGGCCCCTCCCTCCCTAGCTTAAAGAAATTGTCCCAAGGTTGTCCATGTCGTAGCTTGAAGGGCATGACCAATCAGATGTTGTGAtcacggtggtggaggaggcaaaGTGGAAGATGGAAGAAGCTCAGGGGGGGCAATAAAATTGCACCAAGGAAGAGGGGAGAAGGCAAAAAAAAATAAGGTAGTGAGAGAGTAGTTggaggcaaaaaaaaaacatgttcgAAGGAGACGGCGAGACGATTGAGAGTTTGAGACCTAGTTCCAACACCCTCCATATTATAATACCATATGGTGTAGTATGAGTTTTATGAAAAACTCTCATACATATCTatttaatattatttttatatttAATTCACCCCAGATGAAATCACAACAAATGTGATAACAATAATGCGCTCTATTGTGTGATTATCTTGTAGTGCCAGTAAAAGTAGATGTTAATGCTAAATGGAAAATCCATGTAAATTGGGCTCGTTAATTACAGCAACCACACATCATCACGCATGACACGCTTTCAACCACTTTTCACAATGCTTGTCTGGACTGATTGTCAAATGGACCTACCTAGAGTGTGTATGACGACTGACATATAGCTCcttttttgaaaaaatgaaaatggCATTTTAAAGTTTTGAAAAAATCTGAAAAGGAAAATATAGACGTAGACTATGTTGAGTTCTATCAACGTGCAAATTTTGAACATCAGATACCATATATACGAGGCacgtaaaaataacaaaatctaacAGATTTTGAGGTTTTAAAAGTATGCAGCCTCAATTTTTAAATTTTGCATACCCTCGGTTATaaggtattttgagttgaaattttCCATGTTGGTAGAACACAACATTGTTAACATCTATAtttatttttagaattttctgaATCTTTAAAATGTTAAGTTTTCAAAAAATGAGTAGCATGTAACTTGGGCTACAATTGTGGTTTCCGAACGTACCTACTCCCTACTAGTAGTTTAAAATTACTTTTATTTTAGAGATCAAAAATAGGCTCAATGATGTCCAATGCTCTCCATCATGTGAGCATTTTATTGGTTTTTCTTAAATTAATTCTAGCACAATATGCACCCACTATCATCCTGCGTTAGCTGAGATTTGCATACCTTCGGGGGCTTACAAAATGTTtcgctcctcgcgccgcctcctctaggcgaccgagggggcgaagccctagccccccccccccctccatctCTCTTCTTCCCCGGCTTCCTCGCCCCTAGAGACGCCGCCGAGCTTTGCTAGCGACACCTGTGaaaggggcggcggggatctgagcTCTCGTatcccccctcctcccccaatggCCAGATGGAGGATGTTCGTGCTGGAATAGCTAGTCGAGCTTGGGAACTGAGGCAGCGACCTCTTGAGGAATGGCGATGTTGATCGAGCGGCCGGTGGGCATTGCGGTTGCTGCGGACCGGCGCCATGGTCCGTGCTGATGGCAGGGCGACTGAGGATGTGGGTTGTGCGAGGGACGGGTGCCTCTGCTCGCGCCTGATCCCAAAAGTCAGATCTCCACCCTCTATTTAGCTTCTCCCTCCCCTATTCTAGGGGGAACTTGTCCATTGGCCGACGGTATGGTGCCCTTCGATCCAGGGCAAGAGGATAGGGGCCCTCTTTCAGCAATGGAGGAGGGAGGATGCTTGTTCTCTGTCCCTGCAAGTTGTTCACTTGGTGCGGCCCTCAATGTCGATTTGATGATCTGTTGTTGCAGCAGCTTTGTCTTGGCGTTCTAGTGTTTCGTTTCTATTCTTGTTTGGTTGAGTTGGGTTGTGTTGTAAACTGTTCACGCACCCTTGTATCCTTGGTTGTCGGGCTTTGTTAATTTAATGCATGGCATTTTGCATTATGTTTAAGAAGATTTGCATACCTTCTAAAGTTTGAAAAATAGTGATACACCATTGGTTGCACGATAAGATAGTGCATCCAGGCCGGCCTAATTGTGTTGCCACCGAAAGAAGATACTTTTTAGAAAGCTTGCCTCTCTTTCACGGGCATGAATGATGAAGCATGGCAACAAACTACTTACGTAGGGGTATGGACACTTGAACAGTAGGGAATTGACGATACTAAAACATGAGGTATGGACTTTTTAGTCCCAACAGTGCTTACCATTTCAAACATGTCCAAGAGGCAATAGTAGTACTGAAGCAGCGAGTTGATACTAGTAGAACAGTACAGTACTATCATCTAAAAAAGAACAGTACAGTACTTTAACAGATCTACTCCTATTTAACAGTAATTTTGAGCTAGAAACATCGCTCCACAATTTTTTAAGAAAAAACTGTGTAGCTGTGGAATTAAATAAAAAGGACGTAAAAGGACACACATACTATATCATGAGCGTGTTGAGCACCACGTATTGAATTATCGACACTAGGTTGGTGAGATAGTGGCAGCTTACTTGCACTGCTTTATTACACGAAAGACATTATTAATGCCGGAAACCACAATTGTAGCCTAAACTACATGTACTTTTTTCTCGAAACGATCAAAAACAACATGTGAAGTTTATAAAACGGGAAATTAAATATAGATGTAGACATGTAAAATTTCAAAATCTAACATGTATATGAGCGAAGAGTGCAAAATTTTAATACTCCCATCGATCCATATTAATTATcgccaatatggatgtatctgagcatattttagttctagatacaaccatattagagacaagtaatatgaatcggacatAGTACTTAAAAATCTGttggattttgtcatttttgtgcatcCCCGAGTATAAGATATCTCAATTTCAAATGTTGCACATTGGTTGACCACAACATATGTAGAGGCTGTTTGGATTGTGGCCGGCGGTTGCCGTTCCAAAATATTGGTGTTGACTGCTATCATGTGCTACCCTTTGGATTGAAGCCCAACTATCGATGCCACGCCAAAATTTTGGTGGATGCTCCAATTTCTGCGCCCATACGCAGGCGAAACATGGGCGGGCAAATCGTTCGCCAAAATTTTGGCTTGCCCCTGATTTGGTATGGCGTGCGTGGGCACAAACCAAACAGCCCCGTAGTTTTTTTCATCTTCCGAAACTTTAAAATGTtacttttgaattttaaaaaacaaGCTATATGTAGCTCGTTCAATCGGTCTACAAAAATCTACTCCCATTATAATGCTCAACTTTAAATTAACAAAGCCTTAGGTTCTCAGTATTTATCTATTCAATTTAAAGGGAAAAGCATGATTTCTTTTGCTTTCAGTTTGAAAGCAAAATGCAGGAGTTCAACAATCTACTTAGACGCTGTTTAAAATGTATATGTGTTGGAAGAACTAGGCCAAAGTCTTTAATGATATAATAACAggagtggcgttttggcacccggaagcatatgctcccggtttttaaactttGTTTTAAAtgcatttttaaaattttgaaaatttagaacacaaaatttagtggatacatctcgaaattctacacgttcacaaattggttccacagaaaaccgacattttgagtgtcatatgtaaaaagacaaattttgctgTAAAAAAAGTTGTGGACGTTTTGTTTGTCTTTTTCACATAAGTCACAAAAAATTTCGGTTTTTCACAAGAGTTGATTTGCGTACGTAAAATGTTGATACCTAAGCGAGAAAAAAATCGAacttttttaacatttcaaaatgtttttccggTGGTAGGAGTGTATGGTCCCATAtggcgaattgaatttccgtaacACCCTAATTTATACATTTTCACATGATTTGACTTATGTTTGACCATGTTTATTAGGATTCTAGTGTGTTTCCTATTCATTCATGTGAAGTGTGAACCAAACACTCAAGCTTACAAAATTAATCAATCCTGTTTTATACCCATTCATCATATTCGTGTTTTTCTATTTTTGAGTTTTCATGCCAACCAAACAACGTCATGCATGCAACTCTAAACAATTTATTTATGCTGACAGAGAGAAAGGAAGCGGAGGACAAAGGCTCGCTGAGTGCTAGCTGACGGCACAGGCACGTGTGACACGATTGCTGGCCACGCTGTCGGCGTGGTGCAATAACCTGCGTTCATGGTCCACCAAACGTGTCAGATATTTCTTCGCTAGTGTGCCGACGTGCCGTCACGTCCTTGGCTGTTCTAggttctaagggcatctccaaccgggcgacccatcccgcgcccgcgcatccggatgggtcgaaacggacaaaaacgcggcccagcgcgcggacccatccctaaaacggatggccgcggcgtccgggacgacccaaacccggcccaaatcttggccgggtttgcgtggccgcggacgcgaaaggccggtcgctcgcgtcctccccttgtccgccctagCCCGCCCTGTCTGCCACCCAAAACACAAGGCCgccgcacacatctccccacccgctccgccgccacccacggaccggcgatttcggagcgcgtcgacgccggccatcgtcgtcgagacgccggcaagcgggcggaagcataggtcgaggtcccgcgccgcttcgccgcgtcgtagcagtagtcggaggacgccggcgccggcgttgttgtcctctcaccgtcgcgacacctcccgccgttcgcagccgcgccgtttccgccggaggtgagccctCCCGCACCGTGTTTCCGCACCGCAAGTCGGCCGAGACGGCCATGGCCGCAGGTCCCTagagaagcatttggatcgcctccgcctcgcgaggtgttcgttcaaaagctcgaactaatatgtgtcccttttcgcatcatggtggacagcgacgacgagtactacttcaagaacttcatcgacacgtcgtcgaagaggagtccgacgacgaatttttcacgcGATGCTCGcggtgctcatccacgagcacattgtctcgcgcatccccgtgttccggggtccttgccggggcgcgcggccgccttggaccgcaaaagagaacgcggccacgaccagctctacaacgactacttccaacccaatccattgttcgtgccgcacttgtttcgctcgtcgttttcggatgaacagccgccgttccgccggataatggatggcgtcaagatctacgacgactacttcgtgcgaaagtggatgcacttggcaaggtaggcctctcttcgtaccgaaatgcacggcagcgattaggatgctcgcatatggcgttgccggtgatttcgtagatgagtacacgcgcatgagtgagtcaaccggcccggaatcgatgtacgggttctgcagagcggtgatcggttcgttcggagaacaagtacctccggcaaccaaatgcagaggacacagctcgtccgttgtcgatcaacgcttccgtGGGGTTtccgggatgcttggcagcatagatcgcatgcattgggagtggaagaactgcccctttggttggcaggggtcaTACAACGGCCATTCCGAGGGGTGCAcaatcattcttgaagctgttgcttcccatgacacatggatttggcactcattcttcggaatggctggctcgcacaatgacatcaacgtgctgcagccgctctccggtgtttgataggctagcgtacggtcagtcccccgatgtggattttgagatcaatggccaccactacaccaaggggtactaccttgccgatggtatctatccaccttgggctacactcgtgaagacaatccgaaaccccaGCTCGGAgcaaggaggcaaggtttgccaaagagcaggaggcagcccggaaagatgtcgagcgggcgtttggcatcctccaagctcgttgggctatcgtcggacaccccgccgcagcccgggatgtgcaaactcgtgggaggtgatgaccgcttgtgtaatcatgcataacatgattgttgaggtagagcgggatgattcactctttgataatgactcgggacggccaaggagagttggttactcctcaacgtgctccggcatcattccaggacattcttcatgcgcaccatgaaattcgagatctagctgtacacaaccagcttcaaagctgatttggtcgagcacatgtggcagcatgtaggcaacaatgctgcaaacaacaatgatgaaggagatccttaagcctagagcattttgtatcgtttcttcattttatttgaataatactttatccttgattacatggactatgtaatgtataatacatttagagcatttcaactattttatatattttttctataatttattttgcgtttttctagtgaatttacaagaaaaacataccatggggcgccgcgacccaaactgcgcgcgttgggcgcagcgcgcgcccaaacggacgcgcggacgcggggcaccgtccgcgcgtccgctcgggcacgcaaacggcccaaaacggacggcccagcgcgtccgtttgggtcgcccggttggagatgccctaaggataTCTCCAACGACGTATttcagcatctgcttcagctgaaatggtcgaaatcgatcgcGCTTTCGTTTgcatcgggggtggctccagcggcacgatgtATTTTTTCTCGAATTTCcatttttataacatgaaaacataatttacacagTTGAACACATGGAAAAAAAAACCCTTAACGTCTGCGCCTACtgcttctcctcgtcgctgttgagcacgacgagctccggtaccacccacggccagttgggaaCCGGCGGAATGTACGCCGGGCACGccagcggtgctggaggtggaggcgcccagggtttggctgtggcggaggtggaggcgcccagggctgtggcggaggtggaggcgccagGGCTGTGGCGGAGGTTGAGGAACCTAGGGCTGAGGTGGGGGCCCCCACGGGTtgtgcggcggaggtggaggcggtggttgtggcgtggccgagt encodes:
- the LOC124654851 gene encoding 5-methyltetrahydropteroyltriglutamate--homocysteine methyltransferase 1-like — translated: MASHIVGYPRMGPKRELKFALESFWDGKSTAEDLQKVSTDLRASIWKQMADAGIKYIPSNTFSHYDQVLDTTAMLGAVPDRYSWTGGEITLSTYFSMARGNATVPAMEMTKWFDTNYHFIVPELGPDTKFAYSSHKAINEYKEAKALGVDTVPVLVGPVSYLLLSKPAKGVEKSFSPLSLLSSILPVYKEVIAELKAAGASWIQFDEPTLVKDLESHQLAAFCAAYAELESALSGLNVLVETYFADVPAESYKTLTSLSSVTAYGFDLVRGTKTLDLVKSGFPAGKYLFAGVVDGRNIWADDLVASLGTLQSLEAIVGKDKLVVSTSCSLMHTAVDLVNETKLDDEIKSWLAFAAQKVVEVNALAKALAGQKDEAYFAANAAALSSRRSSPRVTNEEVQKAASAVKTSDHRRATTVSARLDAQQKKLNLPILPTTTIGSFPQTVELRRVRREYKAKKISEEEYTKAIKEEISKVVKIQEELDIDVLVHGEPERNDMVEYFGEQLSGFAFTANGWVQSYGSRCVKPPIIYGDVSRPKPMTVYWSQVAQSMTARPMKGMLTGPVTILNWSFVRNDQPRFETCYQIALAIKKEVEDLEAGGIQVIQIDEAALREGLPLRKSEHEFYLDWAVHSFRITNCGVQDTTQIHTHMCYSNFNDIIHSIINMDADVITIENSRSDEKLLSVFREGVVYGAGIGPGVYDIHSPRIPSQEEIADRVNKMLAVLDTNILWVNPDCGLKTRKYAEVKPALTNMVMAAKQIRAELAKAK